ACCTCAGGAGCAAGACAACAGAAGTTGAAACCCTCTGGAGGGAGGAGTGAAGACCGGTATGCgcaggaatgttttttttgttttgttttttatccacGGAGAAGGCTGGACTCAGTTTCCAGATGTGGGATGTGTTTACACTCCGGACAAAAAGTTACACAACCCCAGACTCCGGGTTCActgggagcagcagcagccagagtGGTGCTCTCTCTGAGTTTACTTTGTTCCTGGAATAGCTCTGTATCAAGTACAAGTAAACCACTCCCTGGCAAACACTGATTCTTCCACATACTGGTCCTTATTAGGCCATTTTGACCAACAGCTATGAGGAccccatttattttaatattcaagtATACACAAAGATAAAATCATGTTCAGAGTAAGAcctttgtggaaaaaaaacgagtgctttgtttttgtgtgagaaGAGCAAAGACATAAACCCAACACAGAACTTTAGGCTGCAAGAGTCTACTTTATTGCATTTGCAATCACAGGGTgacaaaagtgtaaaatgtttaacaaaggCATGTGATGTGTATGCACCACACAGTGTGTCTATGCAACACAGTATTACAAACACagtacaaatgttaaaaaaacacaaaaggagcTTATCAGTTGCATcagtcttgtttttgtttttttattcttttcaattttctttttctttgttgtcaaTACAAAAACCACAAGGTTACAGTAACAGAAGCAGCCTATAACTACaatgaataatattaataacaaaaaagaacTAATAAGGTTGTTAACGGGACATACTCCCGTCACCTAGCGTTGGTCATTGGTTCgattctccccccccccccccctccccgagGTGTGGCATGGAGCAGAGTGAGCAGCAGGatcaggaggaggtgggggcTCCTGCATCGCTGCTCTCACTCACTTGGCGTTGCATCACCATCTCCCTGGCAACACAGGTGATCTGACCATTGGTCACTGCACCTTGGACCCCCGCcctgagagacacaaagagatggAGATTTTGTGAAATGCTGTTCTTGATACAGTATAATAGAAAGGGTGTGACTGTGTGTCAAACCGGTAAGAGTGATTCGTTTACACAAGGACAGGTCTAAGGCCGGTAGACACTTCCAACTGCCAGCCATGTTTAAAGTAAAAGCTGGAAACAGCGCAAAATCCTGCTACAGGGTCTACCAATCGGCCACTTTCGGTATTCAATTGCAAAAATCCTGCGCAAATATCATTTCATGGATTACATCCTGTCAGGGATTTATTATACCGAATGTACAAATCTGGCTTGGACTCATCTGCAGCCCTGAATTGAAGCTCTACAAAAGTTTAAAAGAGCGGCAGCTTTGCATTTTTAGTGAGTGTACCGAGAGTGATCAGGATTAAAACAAGCCAAGAGGAACAGTGGCAGAATTAGGAGATGAGTCAGCAATGAGTGTGTTTCTTATACTTACTTCTGCTGTGCCTCCTCAGTCAGTGGAGTCATCCCTGGCTGTTTCCCAAAGAAGAAACTGGACCACCAATGGCCAGAGTCCTGCTTAGGAAGTCCTGTGGAGGCAGATAATAAAGATACATATTTATACAGGGAACAAAGTATCTACTCTACATTTAAAGAAGGTCTTCATTATGAGTTGTACCAGAAATTGTAGTCAACAAATGAGAAAGTACACTTATTATATTAAGCGGCAGAACGTAGACTACCGTGTGCTtgagtggagtgtgtgtttcattagCTACACTGAGTGAGCCATGACTCAGGTTCCACCTCTCAGGACCTGGCCTCGTGTTTGGCTCTGTGACAGACTGCGGCAACTCGGGTAGTGTCCGAAAAGCTGAATTTGCATACAGGCAGTTAAAGTTATACTACAACTGCTGTGTGTCATAATTTAGCTTGTAGGTCAAGTTCTCTAAGTGGTGTCACTTGGGGACATATAATGACTTCCTGATTATACCAAGCAAACCAGCTAAATCCTCATTCATACAACTAAGCAATCTAAAAGACATCTTTAACTAGTTTTTAAGTTGTTTCTGAATATATAATGCCTATATTATCCCTACAGAGTTAAGATTTCACAGCTATGGAAAAAACCCCtcatcaatcaaatgtaattatataaaCTGACTAAGCAGGAATGAAAGGCATGTGTACTTCACTCTCTATGTACACAACGACACACATATTTCACCTTTAACCTACTTGGTTTTACAGTGTGTATCCATGTCCCTGTGTTAAAATATTCCCTGCTGATGCCATTAAAAAGCTGACATGGCTGATAAATCAGGCATGGCATCTGAAAACCATGAGCCAGCACTTCTCGGTTGAAGCAGATGGTTTTTACCTCAAGctacactgagacacagatccaGAATTGGCGGTGAAGATATTAACTGAGGCTGAGGGTTATATTGGTGTATTAGGGGTTGAAAGAAAACCTGCCTGATGTGGAGGTCTTTTAATAGTACTGACAATCTGAATCCTACCCAGAGAAGCACAGAAATGGGAGTTGCAGGGTTTCTAAAACCTTAATCCcgagaggaaaatgaaaaaccaTGACTAACAAAGCCAGATCAAACCAGAACTACTTTTCCCCAGATGACTCAACAATAGTAGCTATGTGTGGTCGGAGCAAGAGCTGACTCCACCTCAGCAATCCTTGAGGTTACCCAAGATGATGGATAAGCAGTGTGATGTAGATTGAGGATCACAATCGTTTGGCTAACTGCACGCTGACATTTGCTCAGTCATATCTGGATCCTATCCAGACACACGCCTCTGCGGTTGTTGTTTCTCTTGAAAAAGGAACACAGGGTTCTTTCCAAACCCACAGCCTTTAAAGTACATCACTcggtttttggggggggggagtgcaTGTGGGTAAGCTTGCATAATATCCTGACTTGATTACTACAAACTCTAAAAGTCTTTGGTAGCTGCTGTATGTTAATTCAGAGTATTACTTTGTCGGTTTACTGACGGTCGGTTTACTGACGGTCGGTTTACTGACACACGTATCATGCAGGGAAACTGTTTTCTCTAGCGTTAATACTAAGacaatttaagacttttttttcattttgttctgatTCATGGAGA
The Eleginops maclovinus isolate JMC-PN-2008 ecotype Puerto Natales chromosome 1, JC_Emac_rtc_rv5, whole genome shotgun sequence genome window above contains:
- the ppdpfb gene encoding pancreatic progenitor cell differentiation and proliferation factor B; this encodes MASIPAGGSLVATTDYYRRRIGSTSSSSSCGSSEYSGEVIPHHPGLPKQDSGHWWSSFFFGKQPGMTPLTEEAQQKAGVQGAVTNGQITCVAREMVMQRQVSESSDAGAPTSS